Within the Hyphomicrobiales bacterium genome, the region AATGTTTGCGGCGCTGGAAGTGACCAGTTGCAGGGTATCCAGGGCACCGACAAGCAGGATCATACGAACCACCTCATCAAGGGCGATGATCCACCGCTGGATGAAACCTCGATCGTGCCGGCGGTATCATCATATTCCAGACCGATCCCATTTCCGGCGACAAGCAGCGTCGCCACCCGATCGTCCACCGCCTCACCGAGATCACTGATGGTTGATGCCAACTGATTGCCGGTGTGGTTCTCCCGCAGGCGGGCGGCGGCGGCATCGCCCTTGGCCTCAATCGCAATAATCGAAACGGCCTCCGTCGCCGCTGCGGCGTCCTGAAACAACTCGTCCAGGTTGTTGACCGAGATGTCGTAGTTTCGCGTTCTGCGTCGGTTCTGGATGACCAGGCTCATGAAATCAGCCACCGACCGCCGCCGAGCGGGGCGGTGTCGCAGAAGTCACCATTTCCACCAATCCTGAAGGCCCGCGCGCCCCCGGCATCGGTTGCGGCCTTGATCTCCATTTCCGCCTCATATTCGGCGGCAATCTCGGCATAGTCCTTTCCGAGGGAGCGGCGCAGACGATAGGTCATCCCGAGCGAAAGCAGATGGTCGTCATCGAAAGCGGGCTTGTCGGTATCTGCCTCGAAATATGGGCGGCGCACTTGCGGCAAGGGGGCAATGCCGGAATGGCGAGAGATGCGCTTGAGCACTTCCCATGTGTCCTTGCCGTAGACCGCAACATCATACCCGGGCGGGCCATCGTAGACGCCCTGGCCTTCCGTCTCGCCCGTGATGTCGAAATCTTCTGGCAGTGTCAGGTATCCATCACGCGGCACAAATGGCGCGATGCAGACCGGAGGGCGCTGTGTGTCGTCATAGTCGCCGACCCTGATTTCAGACACTACGGGGTAGCGCGAGACATATTCGATGGCGATCAACTCATTCGAGGCCGGAGTCGGGTCGAACCAGATGGCGCCATTGCGGATGCGCCACCCCATCTGCACCGGGGCCGATGCACCGCCATAAATCCACGCTGCCCAGGATTGCGGAGAGGCCGGGCCGATCAGTCCGAGCGGCCAGCCGCCGCGGTTCTCGGTGTTCGGGATCATGCGCAGATAGTCGGGCGGAAGGGGATAGGCGTAGCGACCGGGGATCAGCGCGAAGACCCAGGTGGAGGTCAACTCGCTGGCGCCCTGCCAGTCAATCTTCTGCAGGTATTCGCGCATCGTGTCCTGGGCGGCGGTCGCAAGTATCGTGGCGATCTTGTTGCCGGTGCTGAACAAGGCAACAGGAGCGGGGGCCGTAGCATCCCGCTTCGCTGCTTCCTGCGCGATTTCAAGGATCGTGCGCGCCATGCGCGTTACCCCCTCTTGGATCGTCCACCGCCAAGGCCGAGCGGATTGTCCTGCGTCGGCGTCTGGTCAAGGCCAAGGTCGGAATTGTCGCCAGCCATGCCGCCACCCTCGGCGAAAATGTCGGAACCTCCCGCCTGTGGCACGATCTCCTCGCCATTGACCGCGATAGCATTGCCGGCGAGGGACGCAGCCGCGACCATGCCGGGGGCCATCTGCCCCTGCATCTGCACACCCAACTGCTGCATCAGCTTCAATTGCGCCGCCATTTCGATCTGGGAGCGGTTGGACTCGTCAAGCTGGCGCCTCGTCTCCATCAGGGTTTGCTCAAGGGCGGCTTCGCGCTTGGCGTCCTCGGTCAAATCCGCAGAGCCGGACTTGGTGTCAGTCCAGCGCTTGGCGACCTTGTAGGCGTGGATCGCATCGAGCCCCATGCCGTTGATGACCTCGGGCGCAATCGAGACAAGATCCTCGATCGAGCGGATTCCGTTGACGTAGAGCAGGCCGATCTGGGCCATCGAGATGCCGGGAAGGTCGGAAAGGGGCGTGCCAGTGGTCGGCACATCGCCAGTGCTCTTGAACTGCGCAAACTCGACCGGCCATTGCTGTGCCGCTGCGGACTCGGTGACATAGCGCATGACGACAGTCGACCGGTCGCCGCGCGGTTGCTTGATCACCATGAGGCGTGTCGACCAGGTGCCATCGACCAGTTTGACGCGCTGGTAGGTGAATTGGATGAACAGATGGCCGGACCCAGCCACGGGCCCCATCTGATCGGAGAAATCCTGTGCGGTCATATCGAAGGCGGTGCGGTTGTTTGCGAACTGCGGCGCGGGTTGGGCGGTGGAAAACATCGGGGCGTGCTCCGGGTTGGGTTGGATTGCGGCGGGCCTGCCGTTTCAGACAGGCCCGCGCCATGAATCAGTGGGTCAGGATGCCGTTCAGCATCCGGTTGTTGATCAGCCAGTTGCCCATGCCGCCGATGATCACCGTATCCGAGTCCTCGGTCAGGTGACGCCGCGGGCCGGTCAGCACAGTGTTGTTCCGACGCTTGTGCATCATGATCTCGATGGTATCGAGATTCAGGAAGCGCATTGCACCAGCCTGGGCGTAACCGTTCACGCCGCCATCGGAGACAACCGGGGTCATCTCGAACATGATGTTCGTGAAGCCTGCGCTGGCGAGCGTGCTGTCCATGAACCGCTGTTGCGCCTGCAGTGCGCCGGAGAAAGTGGCGTAGTAGGTGTTGTCCGACAGGATCAGGTTGGTCTTGTCGGAGTTGCGGGTGGTTTTCAGATAGAGGCCCAGCATCGACTGGTAGATGTTGGCCGTGGACGGCGCAGCACCAAGGATGTCGCGCTGGTTGTCCCACCAGCCGTAGGTGGTCGAGTTGATGCCACCGACGGTTGCGCCAGCGGCTTCGGCCACCAGAAGCTGGATGCCGCCGAACTCCTTGCCGCCCGAACCGGTGCCGTCACCGTGCGCCGACTTGTGGGTCTGGTTCACGATCGTCTTCTCGGCATGTTCGATGCGGGCCTTCATCATGTTGATGACCTGCTCCTCGCCGTCGTTCATCAACATCTCAAGGCCAGATATGGAGACGCCGCACGCATATTGCTTCCACGGGAACTCCGCCGAGGTCAGAACTTCCTGACCGGCGACGTTCAGGGCTTCGCGGCCCATATACCATTGGAAGTTGGCGTTTTCCTCACCAACCATGATTGGCGTGGTGATGGTGCGGCCGCCGCCGATGGTCTTCTGGCGACCACGACGGCGCATTTCGAAGACCAGAACCGTGTTGCGAGACACGGAGTCAGCCAGTTTTTTGCGACGATGCGCGAGTGTCGTCGTCACAAGCTCTCCCCAGGTCGGGTTTGCCATGATGTTTCCTCATCAGCGAGCCCGCGCATCGCCTTGGTCAACCCCCGTTGGCTTGCTTCATCTGCCAGCGGATGATGTCGCCGATGTCATCGGTCGGCGGCGCGGAGTGACGATCGGCACCTTGGCCACCACCGTCGATATGTTTGCTGGCTGCCTTTGCGCGTTCAAGCGCCACATCAGCCGCAGGTTTCTTGCCCGCCACATCTGCCACGACGGGCGCCGCTTGTGCGGCGAGGCTTGCATTGGCGGGCGGCGGGGCGAATTTTGCACTGAGGCGCTGAACCTCCTCACCATAGAGCCGGTCAAGGTCGGCGACCGTTACCGGCTGTCCGGTGCGCTGGCGTTGCTGCAGCGCGCGCTCCCCGATGATCGGCGCCAGATCGTTCCAGAGCGGGCGCTTGAGTTGACCATCCTGACCCGTTTCCGCTTTGAAGGATGCGAGAGGATCATTCGGCGTCACATCCGGGCCGAACGGGACCGGTCGACCGCCATTGACCTGCGCCTTGAGGCGGGCGTTTTCCTCCCGGAGGGCCTTGGTGTCCTCATCCTCGAATGCGTCAGGCTCTTCGGCAGGCAGGACACGAAGGCCAAGGTGCTCAGCCGCTTTCGTGATCATCTCGGCCGCGTTGTCGCCGCCAAGCTGCCAAGCGGCCCAGGCCAGATACTGGTCGGGGTTCTTGTTGGCATATTGGTGCAGGCCAACAAGGGTGTTGACCGCCTTGTCGGGCGTCTCGGCGATCGAGGTCAGCACATCCTTGTGGGTCGTGAACGATTCCGGCACGGCGGCGGCGGAAAGACGGTCGCGGATTTTCTGCGCCTTCTCGGCGTCGATGCCATCAAGCAGGGCGTCGACTTCATCCAGCGGCTTCGCTTCCGGCCCATCGACCGGTGCCTCTTTCGTTTCGGGCTCAGCCTCCTTTGCCGGCGTGACGGCAGGCTCCTTGGTGTCTGCGACCTTTCCGGCGGCCGGCGGCGCATCATCGGCATTCACAGCCTTGGCTTCCGGTTTCCCGGCCTTTTCGATCAACTCTAACCCGTCTTCAACGCTGACCATGGGGTTCTTGGATTCGGGCAGGGGTGGCGCCACGTCGGGTTCATCATCCTCCTCCGTCACCGGCGCATCGGACAGCGCCTTGCGCAGAATGTTGGCGATGCTTTCCTCGTCGTCATCAACCCCCCCGATATCGAGGTCGATTTCGTTATCGTCCATGATGGTAACTTCGGTTCCGGCCATATCTGAATTCCTTATTTTGCAGATGGTTTGCGGGTGAAGCCGAGGGCCGCCATTGCGTGCAACCCTGCCTGCTGCAGGTGGCGCCTGGCATTGTGCCTCTCGCGCTGGGCGGCGCTGGGCGCGGTGCGTGTGCGAACAGCGGCATCTATACTCGACATCATCTGACCGCCGAGTCGGTTGATCACTTCGGCCAGCCGGGCCACATCGGGATCATCGGCATAGACATCCGGCAAAAGGGGGTCTGCACGTTCCGGGATTGGCACGTT harbors:
- a CDS encoding phage major capsid protein gives rise to the protein MANPTWGELVTTTLAHRRKKLADSVSRNTVLVFEMRRRGRQKTIGGGRTITTPIMVGEENANFQWYMGREALNVAGQEVLTSAEFPWKQYACGVSISGLEMLMNDGEEQVINMMKARIEHAEKTIVNQTHKSAHGDGTGSGGKEFGGIQLLVAEAAGATVGGINSTTYGWWDNQRDILGAAPSTANIYQSMLGLYLKTTRNSDKTNLILSDNTYYATFSGALQAQQRFMDSTLASAGFTNIMFEMTPVVSDGGVNGYAQAGAMRFLNLDTIEIMMHKRRNNTVLTGPRRHLTEDSDTVIIGGMGNWLINNRMLNGILTH